In Sporosarcina psychrophila, a genomic segment contains:
- a CDS encoding VOC family protein: protein MNFHTAPHTYTGEVHLNVLDINRAVQFYKEVIGFKVLEEAAAKVVLTADGKTPLLIIEQPENVMPKEAHKSGLYHFALLLPKRADLGAIIKHFIQQNVRIGAADHLVSEALYLSDPDGNGIEIYIDRDPAVWSWDNGKVAMSTDALDGESIIAESGEQTWDGLPVGTVMGHVHLHVANLPESEIFYNALGFEVVTDYPQALFMSNGKYHHHIGLNTWNGEGVSRPTVGNVGLQSYTLIYPNEATLKEAITKVEALDGKVELNGSGFVTVDPSGIQINLRVG, encoded by the coding sequence GCTGTCCAATTTTATAAAGAGGTAATTGGATTTAAAGTACTTGAAGAAGCCGCGGCTAAAGTTGTCCTGACAGCAGATGGCAAGACGCCTTTACTGATTATTGAACAACCGGAAAATGTTATGCCGAAAGAGGCGCATAAATCTGGATTGTATCATTTTGCATTATTGTTGCCGAAGAGAGCCGATTTAGGGGCAATTATTAAACATTTCATCCAACAGAATGTACGAATTGGGGCTGCGGATCACCTTGTGAGCGAGGCGCTCTATTTGTCAGATCCGGATGGCAACGGAATTGAAATTTATATAGATCGTGATCCTGCTGTTTGGAGTTGGGACAATGGAAAAGTTGCAATGAGTACAGATGCGCTTGACGGAGAAAGTATTATTGCAGAAAGTGGGGAGCAGACGTGGGATGGACTTCCTGTCGGAACGGTTATGGGCCATGTACATTTACATGTAGCCAATTTGCCTGAATCGGAAATATTCTACAATGCACTCGGCTTCGAAGTCGTTACGGACTATCCGCAAGCATTATTCATGTCTAACGGGAAGTATCATCATCATATTGGCTTGAATACATGGAATGGCGAAGGGGTATCACGTCCAACTGTGGGAAATGTTGGACTTCAATCGTACACGCTTATTTATCCGAATGAGGCTACATTGAAAGAAGCGATTACGAAAGTGGAAGCATTAGATGGAAAAGTGGAATTGAATGGTAGTGGATTTGTAACGGTAGATCCTTCCGGTATTCAAATTAATCTTAGAGTTGGGTGA